A genome region from Eurosta solidaginis isolate ZX-2024a chromosome 2, ASM4086904v1, whole genome shotgun sequence includes the following:
- the LOC137240907 gene encoding phospholipid-transporting ATPase ABCA3-like isoform X3 — MDGTSDSSDEDLVPTNYHWVRFKWMLWVDCCKHWNKRWQFLFAMLMPTILSLIVILMRFEISAEHITATTYPTSNLERAWTNLKRVIKERQNILQDYFETPTFNTFTPQIIIGYAPNNQAYDDIINIARQGLDVEWKNFSTCEELRTKMSKDYYLAGICFKQTLNNRTDAESADLSIYPKRLDFSLIFPSELRIYNSKIGDTWDTTNLYIMPLREEHSNGFMAYIDEGFIMLQRQISEAFISLTSAESKKIQVYLRKLPVVEHYYDPLSEVILTRMSLLLVLGYATPVLYLLKSLVIERQKKLDSMLAILDVTPFIQFYSWFVFTLASMSIASFVLLLVLKIPWNNGFAVFNNVTFTCLYVLMTAFNIYTLSFCYMMSKFFRSPKVAITAAPIFWILFYLPFASSIQSTKPLSETLHTIVSLFGNSAFGFAIKSIYHLENTEGLHWNNFFKRALSSQNFSVGTYTLIMCGVSIVQALIGICVTKVDKCLLNILKKLRRHTDGRIGSENSRYSKTIILEVRANYKPSAVEVISVSVERDNKLILDDISFSLYENEITMLMGHNGSGKTMLIKVLAGITSPKSGKVVYAETNDNKLYTSSSDFTGVCFNDSMLFYNLNVKHQLMFFGRMKGVISVQLKKELKKYLEALELDNYKYVRTEELTCGQRTKMAVACALIGGSKIILLDDIVLKLDVRDYDLVWKLLEKEKFGRVILASTNLSLEPEFHADNIIILGQGRVKCTGTGQFLKSLYCFGCHLLIAKEENCKEAEVTKVLNQFIPDITPAAHIGREISYHIESSNIEILESILHDLEAKKEQLDIMNITIIETPVEELFCKLGAERPAYDDRKRYLRIFNGLSIMHEDNHDLVFLKRRINYQMSAFQKSMRQWTALYYKHFIFYWAHKGTIPIIICLPLFVLIYCAIWMTPSMKPLPSLNFKFVDYRDSVTLISIRRDINSKVDNLIDSYKQNIYWKNSNIKTIDIRDKQIVDYIYDEERKENNRNNNLNLKILFGLTVQNHLTAWFNGYLPHIAPLVLNLVYNAILRHNTLNDNRIDVELELLKMESKVAVSELSRKTFNMGAKLAMHIGIIICYSVCVRVMLSVSERTSGFQNLQRIAGLSAFNEWICLFALDLSKHFIVMSISTVFCFLLLPSVYASLTVLRWCFCLLMLGCTSMTSVNYVLSLFFKSSHVAYLFITTIHSMGMSFFIAYYGDLVDRTKFLTMLPRIFPLYSFCHGLTNIYSHNIQNRLCQDEIVRMVSTGLEDCKKIPNCCAANHLAS, encoded by the exons ATGGATGGCACATCCGATAGCAGTGACGAGGACTTAGTTCCAACGAATTATCATTGGGTACGTTTCAAATGGATGTTATGGGTGGATTGTTGCAAACATTGGAATAAACGTTGGCAATTTCTATTTGCAATGCTAATGCCTACGATTTTGAGTCTCATCGTTATTCTTATGCGGTTCGAGATATCAGCAGAACATATTACAGCTACAACGTATCCAACTTCTAATCTTGAACGAGCATGGACAAATTTGAAACGTGTAATCAAAGAGCGTCAAAATATACTTCAGGATTATTTTGAAAC TCCAACTTTTAATACGTTCACACCACAAATCATTATTGGATATGCACCAAACAATCAAGCTTATGACGATATTATCAATATAGCTCGTCAAGGTTTGGATGTGGAATGGAAAAATTTTTCAACTTGCGAAGAGCTGCGTACGAAAATGTCTAAAGATTATTATTTAGCTGGTATTTGTTTCAAACAAACTCTGAATAATCGTACTGATGCCGAGTCAGCAGATCTCAGTATATATCCAAAAAGATTGGATTTTTCACTTATTTTTCCTAGTGAACTGCGCATATATAACAGTAAAATAGGCGATACTTGGGATACtacaaatttatatataatgCCACTACGTGAAGAGCATTCTAATGGATTTATGGCATATATTGATGAGGGATTTATTATGTTACAAAGGCAAATATCTGAGGCTTTTATAAGTTTGACTTCTGCAGAAAGTAAAAAGATCCAAGTTTATTTAAGAAAATTGCCAGTTGTGGAACATTATTATGATCCACTTTCAGAAGTTATACTGACGCGCATGTCATTGTTGTTGGTATTGGGTTATGCGACGCCAGTTTTATATTTGCTTAAG TCTTTAGTTATTGAAAGACAAAAAAAGTTGGATAGTATGCTGGCTATTTTAGATGTGACACCatttatacaattttatagttGGTTTGTCTTTACATTAGCATCAATGTCGATTGCTTCGTTTGTTCTGCTATTGGTTTTAAAG ATACCATGGAATAATGGATTTGCCGTTTTCAATAATGTCACGTTTACTTGCCTATACGTACTTATGACCGCTTTCAATATATATACGCTAAGTTTTTGTTATATGATGTCGAAATTTTTTCGCAGCCCCAAAGTAGCCATAACTGCAGCGCCCATTTTTTGGATACTTTTTTATTTGCCATTTGCATCGAGCATACAATCAACGAAGCCTTTATCTGAAACCCTACACACAATTGTATCATTATTTGGAAATTCTGCATTTGGTTTTGCCATAAAAAGTATATATCATTTGGAAAATACTGAAGGTCTACATTGGAATAATTTCTTCAAAAGAGCTTTGTCTAGTCAAAATTTTAGTGTTGGTACCTACACCTTGATTATGTGTGGTGTTAGCATTGTACAGGCATTAATTGGTATTTGTGTGACAAAAGTAGACAAATGtttattaaatatattgaaaaagtTGCGGCGACACACGGATGGACGTATAGGTTCAGAGAATTCACGTTATTCAAAAACGATTATACTTGAAGTTAGAGCAAATTATAAACCATCAGCAGTTGAAGTGATATCGGTATCTGTAGAGCGTGACAATAAATTGATTCTTGATGACATTTCATTCAGTTTATATGAGAATGAAATAACAATGCTTATGGGTCATAATGGTAGTGGCAAGACAATGTTAATAAAAGTTTTGGCCGGCATTACAAGTCCAAAATCGGGAAAAGTTGTCTATGCTGAAACCAACGATAATAAACTTTATACAAGTTCAAGCGATTTTACCGGTGTTTGTTTTAATGATTCGATGCTCTTCTACAATTTAAACGTTAAACATCAGCTAATGTTCTTTGGACGCATGAAAGGTGTTATATCGGTTCAATTGAAAAAAGAATTGAAAAAGTATTTGGAAGCATTAGAATTGGATAATTATAAATACGTGCGTACTGAGGAGTTGACTTGTGGTCAACGTACCAAAATGGCTGTAGCTTGCGCTTTGATTGGTGGTAGCAAAATAATTTTACTCGATGATATTGTTTTGAAATTGGACGTGCGTGATTATGATCTTGTTTGGAAATtattggaaaaagaaaaatttgggcGTGTAATTTTGGCATCCACAAATTTAAGTCTTGAACCAGAATTTCATGCTGATAATATAATAATTTTGGGACAAGGACGAGTTAAGTGCACCGGCACTGGGCAATTTCTTAAATCGTTATATTGTTTTGGCTGCCATTTG CTTATCGCAAAAGAAGAAAATTGTAAAGAGGCAGAAGTCACCAAAGTCTTGAACCAATTTATTCCCGACATAACACCAGCTGCACATATCGGTAGAGAAATATCATATCATATCGAATCTAGTAATATTGAAATCTTAGAATCTATACTGCACGATTTGGAAGCTAAAAAGGAGCAACTCGATATAATGAATATTACAATAATTGAAACACCAGTTGAAGAATTGTTTTGTAAATTGGGCGCTGAGCGACCCGCTTATGATGATCGCaaacgatatttaagaatttttaatgGCCTTAGTATTATGCATGAAGATAATCATGATTTAGTATTCTTAAAAAGGCGCATAAATTACCAAATGAGTGCATTTCAAAAGAGTATGCGTCAATGGACTGCATTATATTATaaacatttcattttttattgggCACACAAAGGTACTATACCAATAATTATTTGTTTGCCATTATTTGTTTTAATATACTGTGCTATATGGATGACACCATCTATGAAACCATTACCATCACTAAATTTCAAGTTTGTCGATTATCGTGATTCAGTTACTTTAATAAGTATACGAAGGGATATAAACTCTAAAGTAGATAACCTTATAGATAGctataaacaaaatatatattggaaaAATAGTAATATTAAAACGATTGATATAAGAGACAAACAAATTGTCGATTATATATACGatgaagaaagaaaagaaaataatcggaataataatttaaatttgaaaatattatttgGTTTAACGGTGCAAAATCATTTGactgcttggttcaatggatatttACCGCATATAGCACCGCTCGTCCTAAATCTTGTTTACAACGCCATCTTACG CCACAATACCTTAAACGACAATAGAATCGATGTTGAGCTTGAACTGTTGAAAATGGAAAGTAAAGTTGCCGTTAGCGAATTATCTCGAAAAACATTTAATATGGGCGCGAAATTAGCAATGCATATAGGAATTATAATATGTTATTCGGTGTGCGTTCGAGTTATGCTGTCAGTATCTGAAAGAACAAGCGGATTTCAGAATTTACAGCGTATAGCTGGTTTGAGTGCTTTCAATGAATGGATATGCCTATTTGCATTGGATCTTAGTAAACATTTTATTGTTATGTCAATTTCTACAGTTTTCTGTTTTTTATTATTGCCAAGTGTTTATGCCTCACTTACTGTTTTAC